Proteins from one Dama dama isolate Ldn47 chromosome 12, ASM3311817v1, whole genome shotgun sequence genomic window:
- the MYZAP gene encoding myocardial zonula adherens protein isoform X2 — MLRSTSTVTLLSGSSSGAPNRRANVCRLRLTVPPENPVPEPSENKVERREQHRDLSNGEATRKLPQGVVYGVVRRSDQNQQKEMVVYGWTTNQLKEEMNYIKDVRATLEKVRKRMYGDYDEMRQKIRQLTQELSVSQAKQDYLENHIQTQSSALDSFNAMNAALASDSISLQKTLVDVTLENSNIKDQIRNLQQTYTASMDKLREKQRQLDAAQVENKLLKMKVESSQQANAEVMREMTRKLYSQYEQKLQEEQQRHNAEKEALLEETNSFLKAIEEANKKMQAAEISLEEKDQRIGELDRLIERMEKERHQLQLQLLEHETEMSVEITDSNKERYQQLEEASASLRERIRHLDDMVHCQQKKVKQMVEEIMSHELFSRFSLRLFGR; from the exons GCAAATGTCTGCAGACTACGGCTGACTGTACCTCCCGAGAACCCAGTGCCTGAGCCGAGTGAAAATAAGGTTGAAAGAAGAGAGCAG CATCGTGACCTGAGCAATGGAGAAGCAACCAGGAAACTTCCTCAGGGTGTTGTCTATGGTGTGGTACGAAGATCAGATCAAAACCAGCAGAAAGAAATGGTGGTGTATGGGTGGACCACCAATCAGCTGAAAGAAGAGATGAACTACATCAAAGAC GTGAGAGCCACTTTGgaaaaagtaagaaagagaatgTATGGAGACTATGATGAAATGAGACAGAAGATCCGACAGCTCACCCAGGAACTGTCA GTTTCACAGGCAAAGCAGGACTATCTGGAGAATCACATCCAAACCCAGTCGTCAGCCCTGGACAGTTTTAATGCCATGAACGCGGCATTGGCGTCGGACTCCATCAGCTTGCAG AAAACCCTCGTGGATGTTACTTTGGAGAATAGCAACATCAAGGATCAGATCAGAAATCTGCAGCAGACGTACACAGCCTCCATGGACAAGCTGCGGGAGAAGCAGAGGCAGTTAGATGCAGCGCAGGTTGAAAACAAGCTGCTGAAAATGAAG GTGGAATCCTCCCAACAAGCCAACGCGGAGGTGATGAGAGAGATGACCCGGAAGCTGTACAGCCAGTACGAACAGAAGCTGCAGGAGGAGCAGCAGCGGCACAACGCGGAGAAGGAGGCTCTCCTG GAAGAAACCAATAGTTTTCTGAAAGCCATTGAAGAAGCCAATAAAAAGATGCAGGCGGCAGAGATCAGCCTAGAGGAGAAGGACCAGAGGATCGGGGAGCTGGACAGGCTGATTGAGCGCATGGAGAAG GAACGccatcaacttcagcttcaactcctggagcatgaaacagaaatgTCAGTGGAAATAACTGATTCTAACAAAGAAAG GTATCAGCAGCTGGAGGAGGCGTCAGCCAGCCTCCGGGAGCGGATCCGACACCTAGATGACATGGTGCATTGCCAGCAGAAGAAAGTCAAGCAGATGGTTGAGGAG ATCATGTCCCACGAGCTCTTCTCCAGATTTAGTCTCCGGCTCTTTGGAAGATGA